In Nitrobacteraceae bacterium AZCC 1564, the following proteins share a genomic window:
- a CDS encoding uncharacterized protein (UPF0147 family) (product_source=COG1698; cog=COG1698; superfamily=100950) — MDPSSFFCGSKRVDASTRATAKCKNGMKILCNHGLKFGVPKNVRRLITDAMGRATEIMGMLAAPAHG, encoded by the coding sequence ATGGACCCTAGCAGCTTCTTCTGCGGATCGAAACGCGTTGATGCATCAACCCGGGCGACGGCAAAATGCAAAAACGGCATGAAAATCTTGTGCAACCATGGGTTGAAATTCGGCGTTCCCAAGAACGTCAGGCGGCTCATCACCGATGCCATGGGGAGGGCGACAGAGATAATGGGGATGCTTGCCGCTCCGGCACACGGCTGA